In the genome of Nymphaea colorata isolate Beijing-Zhang1983 chromosome 9, ASM883128v2, whole genome shotgun sequence, one region contains:
- the LOC116261095 gene encoding clathrin coat assembly protein AP180-like: MPSKLRKALDAVKDQTSIGLAKVSNANYADLDVAVLKATTHEEVPTDDRYVNEVLLLSCTSRAYSSYCVQALSRRIARTRNWIVVLKSLMLVLRLLQDGSPSFATDIIAAMKRRGSRILNLSNFRDDSTSSSPWDYTAFVRTFALYLHERLDCSLMGKLQGRMVTSSRWRRPPPASLKSINDMKPDAVVNQLLHWQRLLDRVVATRPTGPAKNNRLVQISLYSVVSESFALYNDISDALTMLQNSYFELPHPVCQDAFYIFNRATRQFDELAAFYQMCKSIGVGRTSEYPYVQKISETTLMNLKEFIMDISSWSSFSSPRTLSSSEQSLPASPTVTKKGQEGRMEETVGCEAQVLKNEGDGRLSGAGDNDTSCQTAIVVQEQQQQQQQHSFSQEHIGWEIALLESASNMSKDTNYKMANGFDAFILDSLYDHALMYRDQHQSHYNYNYNYNPFLCSHGSESSMLMQTNSSFLSLPSSTHPPTFSVQKVSNYSNQSNYTLGTDPFAVSVSVSPPAYVQMSDMAVKQKLMVQEQQLWMQYQNEIIRRHTIK, translated from the exons ATGCCAAGCAAGCTGAGGAAGGCATTGGACGCCGTGAAGGACCAGACGAGCATCGGCCTAGCGAAGGTGTCGAACGCCAACTATGCGGACCTCGACGTGGCCGTGCTAAAGGCAACCACCCACGAAGAGGTGCCCACCGACGACCGGTACGTGAACGAGGTGCTGCTGCTGAGCTGCACCTCCAGGGCCTACTCCAGCTACTGCGTCCAGGCGCTCTCTCGCCGCATCGCCCGCACCCGCAACTGGATCGTCGTCCTCAAGTCCCTCATGCTCGTCCTCCGCCTCCTCCAGGACGGCAGCCCTTCCTTCGCCACCGACATAATTGCCGCCATGAAGCGTCGCGGTTCCAGGATCCTCAACCTCTCCAACTTCCGCGACGACTCCACCTCCTCCAGCCCCTGGGACTACACCGCCTTCGTCCGCACCTTCGCCCTCTACCTCCACGAGCGCCTCGACTGCTCCCTCATGGGCAAGCTCCAGGGAAGGATGGTCACCAGCAGCAGGTGGCGCCGGCCTCCGCCGGCCAGCCTCAAGTCCATCAACGACATGAAGCCCGACGCTGTGGTCAACCAACTCTTGCATTGGCAGCGATTGCTCGACCGCGTAGTTGCCACCAGGCCCACCGGCCCCGCCAAGAACAACAG GTTGGTTCAGATCTCACTGTACTCTGTGGTCTCCGAGAGCTTCGCCCTGTACAATGACATATCAGACGCTCTAACCATGCTGCAGAACAGTTATTTCGAACTGCCTCATCCAGTCTGTCAAGATGCATTTTACATTTTCAACAGGGCAACTCGGCAATTCGACGAGCTTGCTGCCTTCTATCAAATGTGCAAGAGCATAGGAGTGGGAAGGACTTCTGAGTACCCATATGTGCAGAAGATCTCAGAAACAACTCTTATGAATTTGAAGGAATTCATAATGGACATAAGCAGCTggtcttccttctcctccccaCGAACTCTATCTTCCTCAGAGCAGTCATTACCGGCATCACCAACGGTGACCAAAAAAGGTCAAGAAGGAAGAATGGAGGAAACAGTTGGCTGTGAGGCGCAGGTTCTGAAGAATGAAGGGGATGGGAGATTGTCCGGTGCAGGGGACAATGACACATCATGTCAAACGGCTATAGTAGTGCAagaacagcagcagcaacaacaacaacacagTTTTTCACAAGAACACATTGGATGGGAAATAGCTTTGCTAGAGAGTGCTAGCAACATGTCCAAAGATACCAACTATAAAATGGCTAACGGGTTCGATGCATTTATTCTCGACAGTCTATATGATCATGCTCTCATGTATAGAGACCAACACCAAAGCCACTACAACTATAACTACAACTACAATCCCTTCTTGTGCAGCCATGGAAGTGAAAGCAGCATGCTGATGCAAACAAACTCATCCTTTCTCTCACTGCCTTCTTCTACTCATCCACCAACATTTTCAGTACAAAAGGTTAGTAATTACAGTAACCAATCTAATTACACGCTGGGAACAGACCCTTTTGCTGTGTCAGTATCTGTCAGTCCTCCTGCATATGTGCAAATGTCTGATATGGCGGTGAAGCAGAAGCTCATGGTTCAGGAGCAACAACTTTGGATGCAGTACCAGAATGAGATCATTAGGAGGCACACTATCAAGTGA